Proteins from a genomic interval of Desulfovibrio sp.:
- a CDS encoding 4Fe-4S dicluster domain-containing protein: MSLFMPPLRPPGAGDEESFLRKCVRCGKCATVCPYESIELAGGFGRTRRTPQVRPRRKPCYLCMKCPPVCPSGALDNAVTEMQRAGMGQAYILKNRCHNFATGVMCMTCYDRCPLRGSAVVLSGGLVPAMTTACVGCGICEYVCPVQAVEIVPASSRLKPPTGIPVEKAPGGKA; the protein is encoded by the coding sequence ATGAGTCTTTTTATGCCGCCCCTGCGCCCACCGGGAGCTGGGGATGAGGAATCATTCTTGCGCAAGTGCGTGCGCTGCGGCAAGTGTGCGACCGTCTGCCCGTACGAGAGTATCGAGCTGGCTGGCGGCTTTGGGCGCACGCGGCGTACGCCGCAGGTGCGGCCCCGCAGAAAACCCTGCTACCTGTGCATGAAGTGCCCGCCGGTGTGCCCCAGTGGGGCGCTGGACAACGCTGTCACTGAAATGCAGCGGGCGGGCATGGGGCAGGCCTATATTCTCAAAAACCGCTGCCACAATTTTGCAACTGGCGTCATGTGCATGACCTGCTATGACCGGTGCCCCTTGCGCGGTTCTGCGGTGGTGCTTTCTGGCGGGCTTGTGCCTGCCATGACCACTGCCTGTGTGGGCTGCGGCATATGTGAATACGTATGCCCGGTGCAGGCTGTGGAAATTGTGCCCGCATCGTCGCGGCTCAAGCCGCCCACGGGCATACCTGTAGAAAAAGCGCCGGGAGGCAAGGCATGA
- a CDS encoding nitrate reductase — protein sequence MNSSRRDFLRFFAMSAAMAAATGVGLPTLALAADDNKPDKWVKGVCRYCGTGCGVMVGVKNGKAVAIQGDPNNHNAGLLCLKGSLLIPVLNSKERVTQPMLRRTKGGPLEPISWDEALDLMASRFRHSIDNFGPNSVAWYGSGQCLTEESYLANKIFKGGFGTNNVDGNPRLCMASAVGGYTTTFGKDEPMGTYADIDQATCFFIIGSNTSEAHPVLFRRIARRKQVEPGIKIIVADPRRTNTARIADMHVAFRPGTDLAFMHSMAWVIINEELDNPRFWQRHVSFADPEGKPSDFEGYKAFLENYRPEKVAEICRVPVEQIYTAARAFAESSATMSLWCMGINQRVQGVFANNLIHNLHLLTGQICRPGATPFSLTGQPNACGGVRDTGALAHLLPAGRAIANPKHRAEMEKLWDLPEGRISPNPGPHTVAMFEALGRGDVKCMVICETNPAHTLPNLNKVHKAMSNPESFLVCIEAFPDAVTLQYADLVLAPSFWCERDGVYGCGERRYSLTEKAVDSPGQCRPTVNTLVEFAKRAGVDPKLVNFRNAEDVWNEWRMVAKGTTYDFYGMTRDRLRKESGIIWPCPSEDHPGTNLRYVRGHDPLVPADHPDKFFFYGKPDGKPTIFMRPAKGAAEEPDAEYPLYLTSMRVIDHWHTSTMTGKVPELLKANPAAFVEINEKDAAALGIKHGDNVILETRRDKMELPARVSDVCRPGLVAVPFFDPKKLVNKLFLDATDPGSREPEYKICAARVRKV from the coding sequence ATGAATTCATCGCGTCGTGATTTTTTACGGTTTTTTGCCATGTCGGCCGCCATGGCGGCTGCTACGGGCGTTGGTTTGCCCACTTTGGCCCTTGCGGCAGACGACAACAAGCCGGACAAATGGGTAAAGGGCGTATGCCGCTACTGCGGCACAGGCTGTGGTGTGATGGTGGGGGTTAAAAACGGCAAGGCCGTGGCCATTCAGGGCGACCCCAACAACCACAACGCGGGCCTGCTGTGTCTGAAGGGTTCGCTGCTCATTCCTGTGCTTAATTCAAAAGAGCGCGTCACCCAGCCCATGCTGCGCCGCACCAAGGGCGGTCCCCTCGAGCCCATAAGCTGGGACGAAGCCCTCGACCTCATGGCTTCCAGATTCCGGCACAGTATTGATAACTTTGGCCCCAATTCCGTTGCCTGGTATGGCTCGGGTCAGTGCCTGACCGAAGAGAGCTACCTTGCCAACAAGATTTTCAAGGGCGGCTTTGGCACCAATAACGTGGACGGCAACCCCCGCCTGTGCATGGCATCGGCTGTGGGCGGCTACACCACCACGTTCGGCAAGGACGAGCCCATGGGAACCTATGCCGATATTGACCAGGCCACCTGCTTTTTCATCATCGGTTCCAATACCTCAGAGGCGCACCCTGTGCTGTTCCGCCGCATTGCCCGTCGCAAGCAGGTGGAGCCGGGCATCAAGATCATTGTGGCCGACCCGCGCCGCACCAACACGGCCCGTATTGCCGACATGCATGTGGCCTTTCGCCCCGGCACAGACCTGGCCTTCATGCACAGCATGGCCTGGGTCATCATCAATGAAGAACTGGATAACCCCCGCTTCTGGCAGCGCCATGTGAGTTTTGCCGACCCGGAAGGCAAGCCTTCTGATTTTGAGGGGTACAAGGCTTTTCTGGAAAACTACCGGCCCGAAAAAGTGGCCGAGATATGCCGCGTACCCGTAGAGCAGATTTATACGGCGGCCCGCGCCTTTGCAGAATCATCCGCCACCATGAGCCTGTGGTGCATGGGCATCAACCAGCGTGTGCAGGGTGTTTTTGCCAATAATCTTATCCACAACCTGCATCTGCTGACCGGGCAGATTTGCCGCCCCGGCGCTACGCCATTTTCTCTCACGGGTCAGCCCAACGCCTGTGGCGGCGTGCGCGATACCGGCGCGCTGGCACATCTGCTGCCCGCTGGCCGCGCCATTGCCAACCCCAAGCACCGAGCAGAAATGGAAAAACTGTGGGACCTGCCGGAAGGGCGTATTTCGCCTAATCCCGGCCCCCATACGGTGGCGATGTTTGAGGCTCTTGGCCGTGGCGACGTGAAGTGCATGGTTATTTGCGAGACCAACCCCGCGCATACCCTGCCCAACCTGAACAAGGTTCACAAGGCCATGTCGAACCCGGAATCGTTCCTTGTGTGCATCGAGGCATTCCCCGATGCCGTAACCCTGCAGTACGCCGACCTTGTACTTGCGCCTTCTTTCTGGTGCGAGCGCGACGGCGTGTACGGTTGCGGCGAACGGCGCTATTCGCTGACAGAAAAGGCTGTGGATTCGCCCGGCCAGTGCCGCCCCACCGTGAATACCCTTGTGGAATTCGCCAAGCGCGCGGGTGTTGACCCCAAGCTGGTGAACTTCAGGAATGCCGAAGACGTGTGGAACGAGTGGCGTATGGTTGCCAAGGGAACCACCTACGATTTCTATGGCATGACCCGCGACCGCCTGCGCAAGGAATCGGGCATCATCTGGCCCTGTCCCTCGGAGGATCACCCCGGAACCAACCTGCGCTACGTGCGCGGGCATGATCCGCTGGTGCCAGCCGACCATCCGGACAAGTTCTTTTTCTACGGCAAACCCGACGGCAAGCCCACCATCTTCATGCGCCCGGCCAAGGGCGCGGCGGAAGAACCCGATGCAGAATATCCTCTGTATCTTACCTCCATGCGCGTTATCGACCACTGGCACACCTCGACCATGACGGGCAAAGTGCCCGAACTGCTCAAGGCAAATCCGGCGGCCTTTGTGGAAATTAACGAAAAGGACGCCGCCGCCCTGGGCATCAAGCACGGCGACAATGTCATTCTCGAAACCCGGCGCGACAAGATGGAACTGCCCGCTCGCGTGAGCGACGTGTGCAGGCCGGGGCTTGTGGCCGTGCCGTTTTTTGATCCCAAAAAGCTGGTCAACAAGCTGTTTCTGGACGCCACCGACCCCGGTTCGCGCGAGCCGGAATACAAAATATGCGCGGCGCGGGTGCGCAAGGTTTAG
- a CDS encoding NapC/NirT family cytochrome c: MPYPSKRVWIVGCIALAACVGLAAAGVSYSSQTAFCLSCHEMRVYQDELMLSPHAKDAQGKAIGCSQCHIPSGNLARMLSAKAWMGIKDLWVHNVEGGTDLNRVAMQPIARRFTDDANCRACHQDLTRNAKADGPISVEGRLAHENYEGKNGQARSGCVGCHRNLAHLPVFDERIPANHKFAQKIKEIRP; the protein is encoded by the coding sequence ATGCCGTATCCTTCTAAGCGCGTCTGGATTGTGGGCTGTATTGCCCTGGCCGCGTGCGTGGGCCTGGCGGCAGCGGGGGTGTCGTATTCGTCGCAGACGGCGTTTTGTCTGTCTTGCCACGAAATGCGCGTGTATCAGGACGAACTGATGCTGTCACCGCACGCCAAGGACGCACAGGGCAAAGCCATTGGATGCTCGCAATGCCATATCCCGTCGGGCAACCTGGCCCGCATGCTCAGCGCCAAGGCATGGATGGGCATCAAGGACTTGTGGGTGCACAACGTGGAGGGCGGCACAGATCTGAACCGCGTCGCCATGCAGCCCATTGCCCGCCGGTTTACGGACGATGCCAACTGCCGCGCCTGCCACCAGGACTTGACCCGCAACGCAAAGGCCGACGGTCCCATTTCGGTTGAGGGCCGCCTTGCCCACGAAAACTACGAGGGCAAGAACGGTCAGGCCCGCAGCGGCTGTGTGGGGTGCCACCGCAACCTCGCTCATCTGCCGGTTTTTGACGAGCGCATTCCTGCAAACCATAAGTTCGCACAGAAAATCAAGGAGATACGGCCATGA
- the uvsE gene encoding UV DNA damage repair endonuclease UvsE: MIRYGFACKTIGVPQADLSAITLARATHENMLGVCRHNLRALEAMLHYCAEARIPLMRISSDIIPLASHPQNSFAWQHELHQELASARATLAQTGIRVSMHPGQYTVLNSPRQDVVERAVDDLTFHAGFLDALGADGSARIILHLGGGYGERASALERLTDNIHALPLQVRNRLSLENDERVFNIEDALAICGKCGLPAIFDVFHHSLNPPRHGTQDYWLDRAMESWCPQHGRPKLHYSQQLAGGKPGMHSRFIGMKDFLEFHSSLDGRELDVMLEVKDKNLSAVKCINLTSPRLSRNELTREWARYKYLILEREQAAYNAFRAMLKADAPDAREFYSLVEQTLEKEICGPQARNAAEHVWGYVDNLATPSEKKRVLAALGELQNGTESLPRAKRALLSLAVKHHVEYLLQSLYFYI; encoded by the coding sequence ATGATACGATACGGATTTGCCTGCAAGACCATAGGGGTTCCCCAAGCGGATCTCTCCGCCATTACCCTGGCCCGCGCCACGCACGAAAACATGCTGGGCGTGTGCCGCCACAACCTGCGGGCGCTGGAAGCCATGCTGCACTACTGCGCAGAGGCGCGCATACCCCTCATGCGCATCAGCTCTGACATCATTCCGCTGGCTTCACATCCCCAGAACAGCTTTGCCTGGCAGCATGAATTGCACCAGGAGCTGGCCTCGGCGCGGGCAACACTGGCGCAAACGGGCATTCGTGTTTCCATGCATCCGGGGCAGTACACAGTGCTCAATTCGCCCCGACAGGATGTGGTAGAACGCGCCGTTGACGACCTGACCTTTCACGCCGGTTTTCTTGATGCCCTGGGGGCTGATGGCAGCGCCCGCATCATCCTGCATCTGGGCGGCGGATACGGCGAACGGGCCTCGGCCCTCGAACGGCTGACGGATAACATCCACGCCCTGCCCCTGCAGGTGCGAAACCGCCTTTCACTTGAAAACGACGAGCGCGTTTTCAACATAGAAGACGCCCTTGCCATCTGCGGCAAGTGCGGCCTGCCAGCCATCTTTGATGTGTTCCACCACTCGCTCAACCCGCCGCGCCACGGCACACAGGACTACTGGCTTGACCGGGCCATGGAAAGCTGGTGCCCGCAGCATGGCCGCCCCAAACTGCACTACAGCCAGCAGCTGGCTGGCGGCAAACCGGGCATGCACTCGCGCTTCATCGGCATGAAGGATTTTCTGGAATTCCACAGCTCGCTGGACGGACGCGAACTGGACGTGATGCTTGAGGTCAAGGACAAGAACCTTTCCGCAGTAAAGTGCATCAACCTCACGAGCCCCCGCTTGTCCCGCAACGAGCTGACCCGTGAATGGGCCAGATACAAGTATCTGATACTTGAGCGCGAACAGGCGGCGTACAATGCCTTTCGCGCCATGCTCAAGGCGGACGCGCCCGATGCCCGCGAGTTTTACAGCCTTGTGGAGCAGACCCTGGAAAAGGAAATTTGCGGCCCGCAGGCGCGTAACGCCGCCGAACACGTATGGGGCTATGTGGACAATCTGGCCACGCCCTCAGAAAAAAAACGCGTACTGGCCGCCCTAGGCGAACTGCAAAACGGCACAGAGAGTCTGCCGCGCGCCAAGCGGGCACTGCTGAGCCTGGCCGTGAAACACCATGTGGAATACCTGCTGCAAAGCCTCTATTTTTATATCTAG
- a CDS encoding GNAT family N-acetyltransferase: MNESTDTQAVVGLARPLTIRLATGADHHALTLLWRRSVEATHHFLPPAEVERLFEDVRRLYLPGVETLWVAELHQAPPAGVCPVGFMGCNGPQVEMLFVDPASFRCGVGTALLAHAKAAHQQLALDVNEQNPQALAFYKRQAFRIVGRSAQDGQGMPYPLLHLVWQRSEK; the protein is encoded by the coding sequence ATGAACGAGAGCACAGACACGCAGGCGGTCGTAGGACTTGCCCGCCCGCTGACCATACGGCTGGCAACAGGGGCAGACCACCATGCCCTGACCCTGTTGTGGCGGCGCAGCGTTGAGGCAACCCACCATTTTTTGCCGCCCGCCGAGGTGGAACGTCTTTTTGAAGATGTGCGCAGGCTCTATTTGCCCGGGGTGGAAACTCTGTGGGTGGCCGAGCTGCACCAGGCACCCCCTGCCGGGGTTTGCCCTGTGGGGTTCATGGGTTGCAACGGCCCGCAGGTTGAGATGCTCTTTGTTGACCCTGCCAGTTTTCGATGCGGGGTGGGCACTGCGCTGTTGGCCCACGCAAAAGCGGCCCACCAGCAGCTGGCCCTTGATGTGAATGAGCAGAATCCGCAGGCTCTGGCCTTTTATAAAAGACAGGCCTTCAGGATTGTGGGGCGTTCAGCACAGGATGGGCAGGGCATGCCCTATCCGCTGCTGCACCTGGTGTGGCAACGGTCGGAAAAATAG
- a CDS encoding MOSC domain-containing protein codes for MGRIVAICTSQKKGTAKKAVDYANIIENHGIEGDAHAGNWHRQVSLLSWQAIEAFKARGALVANGCFGENLVVDGIDFAALPVGTRIACNDVLLEVSQIGKECHSHCQIYHTMGECIMPTQGVFAKVLHGGEVRTGDTMEVLPPAAE; via the coding sequence ATGGGCAGAATAGTGGCTATCTGTACCAGCCAGAAAAAAGGCACGGCCAAGAAGGCCGTGGATTATGCCAATATCATTGAAAATCACGGCATCGAGGGCGATGCTCACGCGGGCAACTGGCACCGGCAGGTAAGCCTGCTTTCGTGGCAGGCCATTGAAGCCTTCAAGGCGCGTGGGGCTCTTGTGGCCAACGGCTGTTTTGGCGAAAATCTGGTGGTGGACGGCATCGATTTTGCCGCATTGCCGGTGGGCACGCGCATTGCGTGTAACGACGTGCTGCTTGAGGTCTCGCAGATTGGCAAGGAATGTCACAGCCACTGCCAGATATACCACACCATGGGCGAATGCATCATGCCTACCCAGGGGGTGTTTGCCAAGGTTCTGCACGGTGGTGAGGTGCGCACGGGCGACACCATGGAAGTGCTGCCCCCTGCAGCGGAATAG
- a CDS encoding translocation/assembly module TamB domain-containing protein, with protein MDQDRKAAAPPSSTSPDKGGVAPQPGLSGQYPKNKRRIWLRRTVMALGLCLLLCVTALVGTLAALRNESVQAWVTDKINAAMEATPADGAAPDIRARITHLSGPLPFGFALGVELYDAQGLWLRLPACSATWNWQALPGALHIAFVRVDNAELLRLPQLSQKAAPPPSPPLTEGALRTALADALRELGSLPSWLPQVRIDELSLNNALLPQSLLGQAIQTQTGADGEPQTEAAAPTPADAPQKADMPAQARLDAGLKIAVGKDGAQARLRLALKAEGDAPLLLAGMPASVVESSMQASVASSRQGESLAVDASVELVCSLQMAAEAPAPATAPEPAAAPMLAALLGQGGSADVRVTARITAPAGGGPAAGGRAAIEKISVQAGPLRVGGHATWESGTETSWLAGPLDVDILTSLGPQVEDGAAAPGANPAASTSPAPAGVGENLLPSSAKLRVALSGPLDAPDTRIALDCPAWNVGRHALANMALKLESTPLRWRQVFFGSPGQAAADTGPATDAIPEAELAVNVQATARVDTFAQRLGATIFARQGRDAGSTALLAGVRDLQCDVLGVAASGQVTAVLPMPLVAGGMPRADGKIDVRVADWKALSAIVPGARLDGDAALSLELRSQQAEATAAPGHTQQASLRWRVPRLSYREGSAPPVEVQGLEGEAALADIFGTGQLAARLDLGGLRSGDKRLGARVRAQGSVYGPLEANLETSGFAAARCAVRWQPGTVEVRRLDLDLPAQKLGLRAAAGASLRYGSSELGQTDLGLSGLDITMKPSGRLRAQASLSAEKFDVRLTLEQLELAPWRVLVPALPAGTVAATARLAGSPAHPQGDLRVDVRGLSLPGSALKPMNLTLTGKLERDTAAGGALALRLVPDQATVVALGGTECRVEARLPLLFGADGLPRPHMQGPLRAAVRWNGAVAPLWSLLPVADQRLAGRLALALDVGGTLETPVPKGFVRMDDARYENLTLGVLLSAINLRLDLEEGHAGALGLARLNLAAADGQGGTARITGQGRLDGSQLDFKASLDHLRPLRRRDVRVELSAQASVAGSATAPEVRGTLTVNQGLVLLNNLEVGGSITTLPISEASPAWARTGYEPPTSAARQGKKAASSAPALAGAAPVSGGKPGLLDLRIVIPGRFVVEGFGLKSEWRADMHIGGTPAEPLVSGQLNATKGSLDILGKNFKLARGAVTFAGGDVSNPLLDIMLTSQTPALMANISIVGTVRKMQLILSSDPEMPRDEILAQILFGKSASELGRLENLRLAAAVAQLAGFGTGSGGGGVLDSARQALGVDVLRFNSSGAGQQGQSGENMAAGSSVEMGKYLTEDIYVGVQQGAKQGSTAFVIQLELTPRANLEVRTEQQSTKGGVTWKYNY; from the coding sequence ATGGATCAGGACCGCAAGGCGGCAGCGCCGCCATCCTCTACCTCGCCGGACAAGGGCGGTGTTGCTCCACAGCCTGGTCTGTCCGGCCAGTATCCAAAAAATAAACGCAGGATATGGCTGCGTCGCACGGTCATGGCTCTGGGGCTGTGCCTGCTGTTGTGCGTGACAGCCCTTGTTGGAACCCTTGCAGCCCTGCGCAATGAATCGGTGCAGGCGTGGGTGACGGATAAAATCAATGCGGCCATGGAGGCCACGCCTGCTGATGGGGCTGCCCCTGATATCCGTGCGCGTATTACGCATCTTTCTGGCCCATTGCCCTTTGGGTTTGCGCTGGGTGTGGAGTTGTACGATGCGCAGGGGCTTTGGCTGCGCCTGCCCGCATGCAGTGCCACCTGGAACTGGCAGGCTCTGCCCGGTGCACTGCATATTGCCTTTGTGCGCGTGGACAATGCCGAGCTGTTGCGCCTGCCGCAGCTCTCGCAGAAGGCTGCGCCGCCGCCGTCACCGCCCCTCACAGAAGGGGCCTTGCGCACGGCTCTGGCTGATGCCCTGCGCGAGCTTGGTTCATTGCCAAGCTGGTTGCCGCAGGTGCGCATTGACGAGCTTTCTCTGAATAATGCTCTCTTGCCGCAAAGTCTGCTGGGGCAGGCCATCCAGACCCAGACAGGCGCAGACGGCGAACCCCAGACCGAAGCAGCCGCGCCCACCCCTGCGGATGCACCACAAAAGGCCGACATGCCCGCACAGGCGCGTCTTGATGCGGGTTTGAAAATTGCTGTGGGTAAAGACGGTGCGCAGGCCCGTCTCAGACTTGCCCTCAAGGCGGAGGGCGATGCGCCGTTGTTGCTGGCAGGCATGCCTGCATCGGTGGTTGAGTCCAGTATGCAGGCCTCGGTCGCGTCCTCCCGGCAGGGGGAATCACTGGCTGTGGACGCGAGCGTGGAGCTTGTCTGTTCCCTGCAAATGGCTGCGGAAGCACCCGCTCCCGCAACTGCTCCAGAGCCCGCGGCTGCTCCCATGCTTGCAGCCCTTCTGGGTCAGGGGGGCAGCGCAGATGTGCGTGTAACGGCCCGTATCACGGCCCCTGCGGGCGGCGGCCCTGCAGCAGGCGGGCGTGCTGCCATTGAAAAAATTTCTGTGCAGGCAGGCCCCCTGCGTGTGGGCGGCCATGCAACATGGGAGAGTGGAACGGAAACTTCGTGGCTTGCTGGACCGCTGGATGTGGATATTCTGACCAGCCTTGGGCCGCAGGTCGAAGACGGCGCGGCTGCCCCCGGTGCCAACCCTGCCGCCAGTACCAGCCCAGCCCCTGCCGGTGTGGGCGAGAACCTGTTGCCCTCCAGTGCGAAGTTGCGCGTGGCGCTCAGTGGTCCGCTGGATGCGCCTGATACCCGCATTGCTCTTGATTGCCCTGCCTGGAATGTGGGCAGGCACGCGCTTGCCAATATGGCCCTCAAGCTGGAAAGCACGCCCCTGCGCTGGCGGCAGGTGTTTTTTGGCTCACCGGGGCAGGCGGCTGCGGATACTGGCCCCGCCACTGATGCAATCCCCGAGGCTGAGCTGGCCGTAAATGTGCAGGCAACCGCCAGGGTAGACACTTTTGCGCAGCGCTTGGGCGCGACCATTTTTGCGCGTCAGGGGAGAGATGCTGGCAGCACCGCCCTGCTGGCGGGGGTGCGCGACCTGCAGTGCGATGTGCTGGGGGTTGCCGCCTCCGGGCAGGTAACGGCGGTCTTGCCCATGCCTCTGGTTGCGGGAGGCATGCCGCGTGCAGACGGCAAGATTGACGTGCGCGTTGCAGACTGGAAGGCCCTTTCGGCCATTGTTCCCGGTGCGCGGCTCGATGGCGACGCCGCCCTGTCGCTTGAGCTGCGGTCGCAGCAGGCAGAGGCCACAGCAGCGCCCGGCCATACCCAGCAGGCAAGTTTACGCTGGCGCGTACCACGGCTTTCTTACCGTGAGGGCAGCGCCCCGCCTGTAGAAGTGCAGGGGCTTGAAGGCGAAGCTGCGCTCGCCGATATTTTTGGCACAGGGCAGCTGGCCGCGCGTCTTGATCTTGGGGGGCTGCGTAGCGGCGACAAAAGGCTTGGGGCCAGGGTGCGTGCGCAGGGTTCGGTATACGGACCTCTGGAGGCAAACCTCGAAACAAGCGGCTTTGCGGCGGCGCGTTGCGCGGTGCGCTGGCAGCCCGGTACTGTAGAGGTGCGGCGGCTTGATCTTGATCTGCCCGCACAAAAGCTGGGCCTGCGGGCCGCAGCCGGAGCCTCTCTGCGCTACGGTTCGAGCGAGCTGGGCCAGACCGATCTGGGCCTGAGTGGGCTGGATATAACCATGAAGCCCTCTGGCCGTTTGCGGGCGCAGGCCTCGCTGAGTGCGGAAAAATTTGATGTGCGCCTTACACTGGAGCAGCTTGAGCTCGCACCCTGGCGCGTGCTGGTACCTGCCCTGCCTGCGGGCACGGTTGCCGCTACGGCGCGGCTTGCTGGCAGCCCCGCCCATCCGCAGGGCGACCTGCGGGTGGATGTGCGCGGTTTGAGCCTGCCGGGCTCTGCGCTCAAACCTATGAATTTGACCCTCACCGGCAAGCTTGAGCGCGATACCGCAGCTGGCGGCGCGCTGGCTCTGCGCCTTGTGCCCGATCAGGCAACTGTGGTGGCTCTTGGCGGTACAGAGTGCCGTGTTGAGGCCCGCCTTCCACTGCTGTTTGGCGCAGACGGATTGCCGCGCCCCCACATGCAGGGGCCGCTACGGGCAGCGGTACGCTGGAACGGCGCAGTGGCCCCCCTGTGGAGCTTGCTGCCTGTGGCAGACCAGCGGCTGGCCGGGCGGCTTGCCCTTGCACTTGATGTGGGGGGAACCCTTGAAACCCCGGTGCCCAAGGGTTTTGTGCGCATGGACGATGCCCGCTACGAAAACCTTACGCTGGGCGTACTGCTCTCTGCCATAAACCTTAGGCTTGATCTTGAAGAAGGCCACGCTGGGGCTCTTGGTCTTGCCCGCCTGAACCTCGCCGCTGCCGACGGGCAGGGCGGCACTGCGCGCATAACCGGGCAGGGCAGGCTGGACGGCAGCCAGCTTGATTTCAAGGCCAGTCTTGACCACCTGCGCCCGCTGCGCCGCCGCGACGTGCGTGTAGAGCTTTCTGCCCAGGCATCGGTTGCGGGCAGTGCCACAGCACCAGAAGTGCGCGGCACCCTTACCGTCAATCAGGGGTTGGTGCTGCTCAATAATCTTGAGGTGGGCGGCAGCATCACCACCTTGCCCATCAGCGAGGCCTCGCCTGCCTGGGCCAGAACCGGGTACGAACCTCCCACCTCTGCCGCAAGGCAGGGTAAAAAGGCTGCTTCCTCTGCCCCCGCCCTGGCTGGTGCGGCCCCTGTTTCTGGAGGCAAGCCGGGTCTGCTTGATCTGCGCATTGTCATTCCTGGCCGGTTTGTGGTTGAGGGCTTTGGCCTCAAGAGCGAATGGCGGGCAGACATGCACATTGGCGGCACGCCCGCAGAACCTCTTGTTTCCGGCCAGCTCAACGCGACCAAGGGCAGCCTTGATATCCTTGGCAAAAATTTCAAACTGGCGCGCGGGGCGGTGACCTTTGCCGGCGGGGATGTTTCAAATCCCCTGCTGGACATCATGCTCACAAGCCAGACCCCGGCACTCATGGCCAATATCAGCATTGTGGGAACAGTACGCAAAATGCAGCTCATTCTGAGCAGCGACCCTGAAATGCCGCGTGATGAAATTCTGGCCCAGATACTTTTTGGCAAAAGCGCCAGCGAATTGGGACGGCTCGAAAACCTGCGCCTTGCGGCGGCGGTGGCCCAGCTGGCGGGTTTTGGCACGGGCAGCGGCGGTGGTGGCGTGCTTGATTCCGCACGGCAGGCGCTGGGCGTGGATGTGCTGCGTTTCAATTCCTCCGGTGCCGGGCAGCAGGGGCAGAGCGGAGAAAACATGGCCGCTGGCAGCTCTGTTGAAATGGGCAAATACCTTACAGAAGATATCTATGTGGGCGTGCAGCAGGGGGCCAAACAGGGCAGCACGGCCTTTGTGATTCAGCTTGAGCTGACCCCCAGGGCCAACCTTGAGGTGCGCACCGAGCAGCAGAGCACCAAGGGCGGCGTGACCTGGAAATATAATTACTGA